CCGCACATTCGGGAGACGATCGCCGACCGGGAGTTGGAGACCTGGGTGGCGCTGGATCTCTCCGCGAGCCTGGACTTCGGCACCGCGGCGTGCACCAAGCGGGAGCTGGCGATAGCGGGCACGGCCGCCGTGGCCCATTTGACGCGGGGTGGGGGCAATCGTCTGGGCGCCGTGGTCTCCAACGGCGAGCAGCTCACCAGGCATCCGGCTCGCGGTGGGGGTGATCACACGCGTGCGCTGCTGCGGCGGGTCGCCGAGACTCCGCACCCGCCGGAGGGGGTGCAGGGTGATCTCGCCGCGTTGGTCGAGGCGTTGCGCAGGCCGCCGCGGCGGCGCGGGTTGGCCGTGGTGGTCTCGGACTTTCTCGGTTCCGTCGACTGGCAGCGGGCGATGCGCGGGTTGGCGGCCAGGCACTCGTTGCTGGCCGTGGAGGTCGTCGACCCGCGTGATCTGGAGCTTCCCGAGGTGGGTGAGGTCCTGTTGAGCGATCCCGAGACGGGGAAGCAGCGCGAGGTGCGCACCACGCCGGTGCTGCGTCGTGAGTTCGCCGCGGCGGCCTCCGCGCACCGGGAGCGGGTGGCTGCCGAGCTGCGGCGGCTCGGGGCTGCTCATCTGGTTCTGCGCACCGATTCCGACTGGATCGCCGACATTGTCCGGTTCGTCGTCGCGCGCAAGCGCGGATGGTCCGGAGGAGTGGCATGAGCTTGACAGGTTTCAAGGCCCCCTGGTGGTTTCTGCTGCTGGCCGTGGTGCTCGTCCTGGTGGCGGGCTATCTGTGGGTGCAGCGCAGGCGCAGGCGTAGCGCGATGCGGTTCAGCAATCTCGCCTTGCTCGAGCGGGTTGCTCCGCGCAGGCAGGGCTGGCCGAAGCACGTTCCGATGGCGCTGCTGGGTGTGACGTTGGTGCTGTTGACGGTGGGGTTGGCCGGGCCGACCTCCGAGCAGCGCATTCCGCGCAACCGGGCCACTGTGCTGTTGACGATGGACGTTTCGCTGTCGATGAAGGCTCGCGACGTCAGCCCGAGCAGGTTGCGGGCGGCCAAGCAGGCCGCCAAGGAGTTCGCGGACAAGCTCACTCCCGGCATCAACCTGGGGTTGGTCTCGTTCGCGGGGACGGCGACGGTGATGGTCATGCCGACCACGGATCGTCCGAGCGTGAAGCAGGCCATCGACAGTTTGCAGTTGTCCGAGGCGACGGCCACCGGTGACGGGATCAAGGCTTCGCTGTCGGCGATCGAGTCGTTCGGGCGGATGGTCGGTGGTGGCCAGGGGGCGCCGCCTGCGCGGATCGTGTTGATGGCCGACGGGGGGCAGACCATTCCGCGGGAGTTGGACGCGCCCCGCGGGGCGTACACCCAGGCGAAGGCGGCCGAGGAGTCCGGGGTGCCCATTTCGACGATTTCCTTCGGCACCGAGCACGGCAGCATCGAGATTCAGGGGCAGCGTCAGCGGGTGGAGGTCGATGACGAGGCGATGCGCCACATAGCTGACCTGTCCGGAGGGGATTTCTACAAGGCCGCCAGTGCGGAGCAGCTGCGTCAGGTCTACGACACGTTGCAGGAGCAGATCGGTTACGAGATCAAGCGGGCCGATGCCAGTAAGCCGTGGTTCGTGCTCGGGACGCTGGCGGGCATCGTCGCGGCCGGGACTGCTCTCGTGGTGGGGCGGCGGCTGCCCTGATTCCCCCGGTGGTGGTCGGGCGGCGATGCGCGGGGCTCGGCAATTGTCCGCGCGGTCGTTTCGGTGCGAGTGCGCGATCTCTGTGAAGCGCTGTGCTCGAATGTTCGGACCGGCTTCGGTTGTCGGTCGGGCTGCTATGATCTGATGCCCGGGTGACCAATTCCAGCCCCACGTCCAAGGAACCGTCGGTTGTTCCCGAAACCTCGCCGTCGCGGGGCGGGTGGTGGGAACGGTTGAATTTGCGGGGACGCCTGCACACGTTGGTGACGCGTTACTGGCGTGTTCTCGTTGTCGTTTCGATACCTCTTTTGGCCTTCTCGGTGTGGTCGGAGCTGCTGCCTTTCCTCGCGCGCTCGAAGGGTGGGGGCTTTCACGTCGGGGGCGATTTCGATGTTTATCGCTGGGCCGTGCACACCTGGTTGGAGGGCGGTAACACCGTCGAGAACTGGGCTCCGATGCGGAACGGCGAGATACTGCCCTGGGTGTATCCCCCGTTCGGGGTGCTGCCGCTGACCGTGTTCGCCCTGCCGCCGACCACGGTGGGCGTGTTCTTGATGTGGGCCGCGGATCTGGCGGCCATCGGGATGACGCTCTACCTGGTGGTGCGGTACCGCTGGCCCAGCGTGGGCCCGCGTGGTGCGCTGGCGGTGGCGGCCGTGGTGCTTCCGGGCACCTTGTGGTTGGAGCCCGTCTACTCGTGTTTCGCCCAGGGGCAGGTCAATCTCGTGTTGATGGGGCTGATCGTGGCTGACTGCCTGGTGCCGAATCCGCGCTGGCCGCGTGGAATGTTGGTGGGCATCGCCGCCGCGACCAAGCTCATGCCCGCGGCTTTCCTGCTGTTCTTCCTGTTCCGCAAGGATTTCCGAGCCGCGGTGGTCAGCGTGGTCACCGGGGTGGTGTGCACGCTGATCGGTTTCGCGATCGATTTCGAGTCCTCGATGGATTACTGGTTCAACTACGGGCCGGCTTCTTCCGTGGCGGGGCACACGCTCGACAGCAACCAGTCGGTGATGGGCATGGTCGCCCGGTGGGGGCTCGATCCGCTCGTGCAGAACGGCATCTGGGCGGCGGTGTGCCTGGTGTTGACCGTGGTGCTGGTGCGCACGGTCGGTCGGGTCGACGCGTCGGTGGCGATGGCGTTGACCGGGGTGTTCACGCTGCTGGTGTCGCCGACGTCCTGGTCGAGCCACTGGGGGTGGTTCGTGCCGGGGGCGTTGATCCTGCTCGGAGCGGCGGTGACCGCGCGCAGCATCGCCCGGTTCGCGCTCGTGGTGGTGATCGTCGTCGCTGCCAGGCGGATCCCGTTCACCATGTTGGCGCACGAGAACGTTCCCGCGTTGCTGTGGGTGCCGCAGCAGCTGGCCGGTAACGCCTACGTGGTTCTCTCGATCGTGCTGTTGCTGCTGACTGGCTGGCAGGTGAGCCGAGCCCGTCCGGCCGGGCGCGTTTCGGAGGTCGATGTCGGGGAGCAGGCTGCTCTCAGTCGCGGTTGAGCGGGCGCGGGCGGTCCTGGTCGCCGCCCGCGCGTTGCGCCTGTGCGCGGTAGCGTCGGTGGATGACCTCCTCGATCACCGGTCTCGGTGAACTGCCGATGCTCGTCGAGCTGGGGGCGGCGCTGCTGCTGTCCAGTCTGATCGGGTTGGAGCGCGAGGTCAGGGCCAAAAGCGCCGGTTTGCGCACGCACGCTCTCGTCGGTGTGGGGACCGCGCTGCTGGTGCTGGTGTCGAAGTACGGTTTTCTCGACACGTTGGAGTGGTCCAACGTGCAGTTGGGGCCGTCCCGCGTGGCGGCTCAGATCGTGTCGGGGATCGGGTTCATCGGCGGCGGGTTGATTTTCGTGCGCCGGGACGCGGTGCGGGGGCTGACCACGGCGGCGACCGTGTGGGTGGTGGCTGCCGTGGGGATGGCCTGCGGCAGCGGTCTGCTGGTGCTGGCGGCGGCGACCACGTTGGCGCACTTCATCGTGGCCGTGGGCTACCAGTACCTGGTGGCGCTGCTGCGGAGGATGTTGCGTGAGCCGCAGGGCGTGCGGATCGGTTATCTGGACGGGCACGGTGTGCTGCGCAACGTGTTGACGTTGTGCACCAGCCGGGGGTGGGCTGTGCTCGATCTGCAGGTCGAACGCGAGGACAGCGACGACAACAACCAGCGCACCGCCGTGGTCGCTCTGCGGCTGCGCGGCAGGCGCGATGTGACGGCGCTGCTCGACGAGCTGTCCGCGCTGCCCGGTGTGCTGCACGTCGCCTCCAGCGAACCCGTGGAGAACGGGTTCTGAAACGAGTCCCACCCGGCGGGATCGTCAAGTTCATCGCGTCCGCGGGCTCACTGCGTGAATGCTCGGCGCACGGTCTCGGCGAGGGCGTGTCGGCGTCGTTCGTGCACGGCGGGGTCTTCGTCGGCGGATGCGGTGTAGGTGGTGCTGGCTGGTGACCAGGTCATCGATATCGCGATGACCATCGAGTAGACCTCGGATGGTTCGAGGTCGGCGGTGATCAGGCCGTCGCGCTGCGCGTCGGCGATCGCGGCCAGTTTGCGAGCTACGTCCTCGGCGGCGGCGACCAGCAGGTCCCCGGTCGGGGTGCGTTCCAGCCGAGCCCACGTGGCCAGCAGCACGATTTCGGGACGTTGGAGGTAGGCGTCGTAGAGGCGTGCTGCGTAGCCGGGCAGGTCGGTCGCGTCGAGCGGGACCATGTCCACGATCAGTCGCAGGTGCTCGTGGAACACCGTGTCGAACAGTTGGTCCTTGTTGCCGTAGTAGGCGTACAACTGGGCCTTGTTGGCCTGTGCGGACTCGGCGATGCGGTCGACCCGCGCGCCGGCGATCCCGTGCCGAGTGAACTCGGCGGTCGCCGCGTCGAACAGCCTGCGTCGTGTTGCCTGTCCATCACCCATGCCCACAAGGGTACAAACTGGTTAGTTTGCTTTCGCTCGCGTGAGTCGGATACTCTTCGTCACAACGGTAACTAACTAGTTGGTTTTAGATTGCCGAGTCGACGATCAGCACGGTTGTGGAGGAACGCGATGCGCATGACGCGGGGATGGGCCGCCGACGAACCGGGGTCAGTGATCCGGCCCTGGGACTTCGCCCGGCACGATGTCGGTGACCGCGACGTGGCCGTGCGGATCCGCTACTGCGGAATCTGCGGCAGTGATCTGGACGCGGTCCGTGCCGGCGATCTGGCGGCGTTCCCGCTGGTGCCCGGCCATGAAATCGTCGGCGAGGTCGCCGAGGTGGGGACGCATGTCTCGCGATTCGCGGTCGGTGACCAGGTCGCGGTCGGCAACATCGTCGGTTCGTGCGGGCGATGTGCGGCCTGCCGGGCAGGTCGGGAGAACTGGTGCGCCCAGGTGAGACTGACCTACGGCGGCTCGGACGGGTTCGGTAACACCACCCAGGGGGGTTACTCGTCGGAGTACGTGCTCGACGAGCACTTCGTCTACCGACTGCCCGAGGGGCTCGACCCGGCTGGGGTGGCGCCACTGATGTGCGCGGGCGTGACCACCTACTCGCCGCTGCGCCGCTCCGGCGTCGGCAAGGGCACGGTCGTGGGGGTGGTCGGTCTCGGCGGTCTGGGGCACGTCGGAGTGAAGCTGGCTCGGGCGCTGGGTGCCGAGGTCAGCGTGTTCACCACCTCGCCCGACAAGGCCGAGACCGCGCTGTCCCTCGGCGCCGAGGAGGCCATCGTGTCCACCGACGCTTCCCGGATGGCGGCCCAGGCCGGCCGGTTCGACTTCATCCTCGACACCGTCGGGGCCTCGCACGAACTCGGTCCCTACTTCGACACGCTCAACATCGACGGCACCCTCTGCCTGGTGGGGATCCCGCCCGAGGAACTGCGTGTCGACCCGATGAACCTGATCCCGGGGGCCAAGCGCCTCGCCGGTTCCGGCAGCGGCGGAGTCCCCGAGACCCAGGAGATGCTCGACCTGTGCGCCGAGCACGGCATCACCGCGGACATCGAGACGGTCTCGCCCGACCGCCTCGACGAGGCTTTCGACCGCCTCGCTCGCAACGATGTACGCCACCGCTTCGTGCTGGACCTCACCGAGTGAGCAACAGTGAGTACGTCCAGCGCGAGCGTGCACTTCGGTGGTGGGCACGCCTCGCACCTGTTCGTGCCCGTGATCACGTGAGCTCGCTCGGTGCGCCCGCTTCGGTTGAGCCTGCCGCCGAGGTCGTGACCGCGCTCTCGCCCGCCCCGGGTCACGAGCTGCGGTGGTGGGGCAGGTCCAGTTGGCGGGCGAGCGCGGTGGCCAGGTGCAGTGGTTCGGCGGCAGCGGCGTGCCGCAGCTGGGTGCGGCAGCTGAACCCGTCGGCGAGCACCTCGGTCCCGTCCGGGGCGGAGCGGATCTCGGGCAGCAGCGCGTCCTCGGCGCAGGCCATGGACACGTCGTAGTGGCCGCGTTCGAAGCCGAAGTTGCCCGCCAGGCCGCAGCACCCCGCGTCGAGCACCCGGGGGGTCAGCCCGGCCGCTTCCAGGGCGGAGCGGTCGGCGTCGAAGCCCAGTTCGGCGTACTGGTGGCAGTGTCGCTGCACGAGCACCTGCTCGGGCTGTTGCCGCGCCGGCCGCGATGCGGTGTCGGTGTGCGGGCTCGGGGGGTACTGGTCGATCTGTTCGGCGAAGGTGCGGGTGGCCGCGGCCAGCGAGCGCACCTCGGGGTCGTGGGGGGCGAGTTCGAGCGCGTCGTTGCGCAGGAAGGCGGTGCAGCTCGGTTCCAGCCCCACCACCGGGGTCTGCTGCTGCGGCCACGCGCGCAGCTTGCGCGCGGTGCGGCGCAGCGTTCGCCGCGCCGTGTCGAGCTGCCCGGTGGAGTACCAGGTCAGCCCGCAGCACACCGTCGTGTCGGGCAGGTGCACCTGGTGGCCGGCCGCTTCCAGCACTGCGACCGCGTCCTGGCCGATGCCGGGTTCGAAGTGGTTGGTGAAGGTGTCGGCAAACAGCAGCACCGGAGCCTGGGCCCCGTCCGGCGGGTGAGCTGCCCGGCGGCTCGGGCACGATTCGAGCAGGCTGCGCCGTGCCAGCAGCGGCAGGTCCCTTTCGGGGGCGATTCCGCCGAGTCGTTTCAGCGCCGGGGCGGCTCGTCCGCGGCTGACTCGGTTGACCAGGCCGGGGGCCCAGCGGGCGGCCGCCAGCCACAGCGGCAGGAATCCCATCGAGTAGTGCGCTGCCGGGCGCGGCCGGTGGCGGTAGTGCCGGTGCAGGAATTCGGCCTTGTAGGTGGCCATGTCCACGCCCACCGGGCAGTCGGTCTTGCAGCCCTTGCAGGACAGGCACAGGTCGAGGGCCTGGCGGGTCTGTTCGGAGCGCCAGCCGCCGCCCACGGTCTTTCCGGACAGCATCTCGGCCAGCAGGTGCGCCCGGCCGCGGGTGGAGTGCTTCTCGTCGCCGGTGGCCCGGTAGCTCGGGCACATCACTCCGCCCGAGGGGTTGAGGCATTTGCCCACTCCCACGCACCGGTGCGTCGCGGAGGCGAGGTCTCCGCCGTCGGCGTGCAGCGCCAGTTCGGTTCTGCTGGGGATGCGTGGGGCCGCGACCAGGGGGCGCAGGTCCTCGTCCACGCCGCGCGGGCGGGTGATCACCCCGGGGTTGTGCAGCCCTTCGGGGTCGAAGAGGGTTTTGAACCGGTCGAAGGCCCGCAGCATCTGCGGCGAGTACATGCGCGGCAGCAGTGCCGAGCGGGCCTGCCCGTCCCCGTGCTCTCCGGACAGCGATCCGCCGTGCGCGACGACGAGGTCGGCGGCGGCCTCCAGGAAGGCCCGGTAGTCGGAGGCGCCGGCGCGGGAGGTGAGGTCGAAGTCGATGCGCACGTGGATGCAGCCCTCGCCGTAGTGGCCGTAGCTGGCACCGCGGTAGCCGAAGCGTTCCAGCAGCTGGTCGAACTCGCGCAGGTAGGAGCCGAGGTTCTCCGGGGGCACGGCGGCGTCCTCCCAGCCGGACCAGCGTTGCGACCCATCGGTCATGCGTGTCGAATAGCCCGAGCCCTCCTCGCGGATCTTCCACAGCGCGGCCATCCGTGCCGGGTCGGTGTGCACGGCGCAGTCGGCGTGGCCTGCGAAGCGTTCGGCGATCGCGTGGGCGTCCCGCGCCGCGGTCGCGGCATCGGGGCCGCCGGTTTCGACGAACAGCCAGCTCCGGCCGCGGGGCAGCAGTTCGAGGGCGGGCGAGTTCGGGTTGCGTTCGCGGACGACCTCGACCAGCTGTTCGGTGAGTCCTTCCACGGCCAGGGTGGGGTGTTGTCGGACGTGGGGGACCTGGTCGGCGGCGGCGTAGGTGTCGTCGAATCCGAGCACGGTCATCGCGCGGGCGCCCGGTTCCTGCACCAGCTCCACCGTGGCCGCCAGGACGGTGGCGCAGCTGCCTTCCGAACCGACCAGCGCGCGGGCCAGGTCGAACCCGTTCTCCGGGAGCAGCTGGTCCAGGTTGTAGCCGGAGACCCGTCTGGTGGTGGCGGGCGGGTCGGCGCGCAGCAGGGGGGCGAATTCGTCGGCGAGGTCGCGCAGCCCCCGGTAGAGCTGCCCGGTGCGGTCCTGGCGGCGGCACAACGTCTCCAGCTGTTGCCGGTCGGTCCGCGACAGCGTCAACCGTGTTCCGTCCGACAGCAGCACGTCCAGCTCGCGCACGTTGTCGACCGTTTTGCCCCAGGCCACCGAGTGGGTGCCGCACGAGTTGTTGCCGATCATCCCGCCGAGGGTGCAGCGGCTGTGCGTGGAGGGGTCGGGGCCGAAGGTCAGCCCGTGCCGCGCGGCCGTGGCGCGCAGGGTGTCGAGCACGACCCCGGGTTGCACGCGGGCCAGCCGCCGCGCGGGGTCGAGGTGTTCGATCCGGTTCATGTGCTTGGAGAAGTCCAGGACCAGACCGTCGCCCATGGCGTTGCCCGCCACGCTCGTGCCCGCCCCGCGGGAGGTGATCGGCAGTCCGTGGTCGCGGGCGACCGCGAGGGTGGCGGCCACGTCGTCGGCGTCGCGGGGGAACACCACCCCGCTGGGCACCCGCCGGTAGTTCGAGGCGTCGGTGGCATACAGTGCGCGTGTCCCCGGGTCGAATCGCGCTTGCCCGGTCAGGGAGTTGCGCAGCGGTGTGGCGAATTCGGGGGTCCGCGCGGCTGTGTGGCTGGTCTCGGTCATCGCGGGACTCCAGTGGAGTGGTGGTGTGCGTTCGCACCGGTTTCGCGGTAAAAGGCCGGCGTTGATCGACGTTACACACCGCGGGCCGGTCCCGCGCCCGCAGCGCGTCGCCTGCCGCGGCGGCGTGGTCGGTGGTGTTTCCCCCGTCGGGGGTGTGTGCGCCTGCTCCGGTGAGATCGGGTCCGATGTCGGTGGGCACACCTCGGGCCGATAGCCTCACGCCGGATTCGGCGGACAGCGCCGGGTGCGACACGGAGTTCGACGGAAAGTTCCTTAGGAGTGTGAGAGTGGCACGGTCCGTACTGGTCACCGGGGGCAATCGTGGTATCGGGTTGGCCATAGCCAAGGCGTTCCAGGCCGCCGGGGACAACGTGGCGATCACCCACCGCGGGTCCGGCGCTCCGGAGGGGATGCTGGGGGTGCGCTGCGATGTGACCGACTCGGAGCAGGTGAGTGCCGCTTTCGACGAGGTCGAGGCGGAGCACGGTCGGGTCGAGGTGCTGGTGGCCAACGCGGGGATCACCGATGACGGGCTGCTGCTGCGCATGGAGGAGGAGCAGTTTCAACGGGTGGTCGAGGCCAACCTGACCGGGGCGTACCGGGTCGCCAAGCGCGCCTCGAGCAGCATGCTGCGCAACAGGCGCGGGCGGATGATCTTCATCTCCTCCACAGTGGCGCTTTCCGGGGCTCCGGGGCAGGCCAACTACGCCGCGAGCAAGGCGGGGTTGATCGGGTTCGCCCGTTCACTGGCGCGGGAGCTCGGTTCGCGCAGCATCACGTCCAATGTGGTCACCCCTGGTTTCGTGACCACGGACATGACCGATGAGCTGCCCGAGCAGCGCAAGCAGGAGATCCTCGCGCAGGTGCCGCTGGCCCGCTTCGCCGAACCGGACGAGGTGGCCGGCACGGTGCGGTGGTTGGCCTCGGAGAGCGCGGGCTACGTCACCGGAGCGGTCATCCCGGTCGACGGTGGTGTCGGCATGGGGCACTGAGCGGTCCGCGGGACGGCCCGTTGGTTCGACCCACCCCGCGGGGTGGCAGCAGGGCTCGTCGTGGCCGGGGCGCTCGGCCGAGGTGTCGCCGTGCGCGCCGGGTTTCGGGTGAACCGTTCCACGAGGAGTGCTGGGTTTTTTCGGTATGTATTGCGTGGAGGATGCAAGTGAGCGGTCTGCTCGAAGGTAAACGAATTCTCGTGACCGGTGTGATCACCGACTCGTCCATCGCGTTCCACACGGCCAGGGTGGCTCAGGAGCAGGGCGCCGAGGTGATCCTGACCGGTTACGGTCGGATCAAGCTGGTCGAGCGGATCGCGGGCCGGCTTCCCGAGCCCGCCCCGGTGATCGAACTCGACGTCACCAACGACCAGCACCTGGCCGGGCTGGCCGACTCGGTCTCCGAGCACGTCGACGGGCTCGACGGGGTGGTGCACTCGATCGGCTACGCCCCCGAGTCCTGTCTCGGTGCGGATTTCATGCAGGCGCCGTGGGAGGACGTCTCCAGCGCGCTGCACATCTCGGCGTATTCGCTGAACTCCCTGACCAAGGCTTGCCTGCCGCTGCTGGGCGAGGGCAGTTCCGTGGTGGGGATGGACTTCGACGCGCGGGTGGCCTGGCCGGCCTACGACTGGATGGGTGTGGCCAAGGCCGCCCTGGAGTCGACCTCGCGGTATCTGGCTCGGGAGCTCGGCCCGCGGGGGATCCGCGTCAACCTGGTCAGCGCCGGCCCGGTGCGGACCATGGCCGCCAAGTCGATTCCCGGATTCCAGGAGCTGGAGGACACCTGGGGCGAGCGCGCTCCGCTCGGCTGGAACGTGGAGGACCCGGAGCCGGTGGGGCGCACGGTCTGCACCGCGCTGTCGGACTGGCTGCCGAAAACCACCGGATCCATGATCATGACCGATGGTGGTTTTCACGCCCTGGGCGCGTGACCTGCGCCGCAGAGCGGTGATCTCGCCTCGCGCGGATGTTGTCGTGCTGCGCACCCGGCTGCGCAGCACGACGACAGCCCCGGCATCATGGTCGTGTGAACAGCTCGGAAGACTTTGACGCGTTGCTGTACCTCTCGTTCGGCGGCCCCGAGGGGCACGAGGAGGTGCGGCCCTTTCTGGAGAACGTGACACGCGGTCGCGATGTTCCGCCGGAACGGCTCGACGAGGTCGCCGAGCACTATCACCACTTCGGTGGAGTTTCGCCGATCAATCGGCTCAACCGCGACATCATGGGCTCGCTGGACAGCACCATCGCCGAACGCGGCTGGGACCTGCCCATTTACTTCGGCAACCGCAACTGGCACCCCATGATCGAGGACACCGTCGAGCGGATGGCCGCCGACGGGGTGCGCAAAGCGCTGGTGTTCGCCACCTCCGCGTGGGGTGGCTACTCGGGCTGCCGCCAGTATCACGAGGACATCGCCCGCGCCAGGGCGGCCGTCGGCGAGGACCGCGCTCCCGAGTTGGTCAAACTGCGGCAGTTCTACGATCATCCGCTGTTCATCGCGGCCAACGCCGACGCGGTGACCCGCGCCTACGCGCAGCTGCCCGCCGAGTCCCGGTCGGCGGCCCGGCTGGTGTTCACCGCGCATTCGGTCCCGTTGAGCGCCGAGGAGAAGGTGGGCCCCGACGGTCGTGCGCACTGGTACTCGCGGCAGGTGCACGAGACGGCCCGGCTGGTGGCCGAGGCCGTGGGGGTTGCCGACTACGACGTGGTCTGGCAGTCCCGCTCGGGACCGCCGAGCGTTCCCTGGCTGGAACCGGACGTGTGCGACCACCTGGACCAGCTGCACGGCAGGGACGTGCCCGCGGTGGTGATCAGTCCCATCGGGTTCGTCTCCGACCACCTCGAAGTCGTCTGGGACCTGGACAACGAGGCCGCCGACAAGGCGAGCGAACTGGGGATGGGTTTCGCCCGCGCCGCCACGGCAGGAACCGACCCCCGCTACGCGCGGATGATCGGCGAACTGGTCTCCGAACACCTCGAGGACCACCGGGTGCGCAAGCTGTCCCCGCTGGTGGAAGCAGGCTGCACCACCAACGGGCAGTTCTGCATCG
The sequence above is a segment of the Actinopolyspora saharensis genome. Coding sequences within it:
- a CDS encoding VWA domain-containing protein; the protein is MSLTGFKAPWWFLLLAVVLVLVAGYLWVQRRRRRSAMRFSNLALLERVAPRRQGWPKHVPMALLGVTLVLLTVGLAGPTSEQRIPRNRATVLLTMDVSLSMKARDVSPSRLRAAKQAAKEFADKLTPGINLGLVSFAGTATVMVMPTTDRPSVKQAIDSLQLSEATATGDGIKASLSAIESFGRMVGGGQGAPPARIVLMADGGQTIPRELDAPRGAYTQAKAAEESGVPISTISFGTEHGSIEIQGQRQRVEVDDEAMRHIADLSGGDFYKAASAEQLRQVYDTLQEQIGYEIKRADASKPWFVLGTLAGIVAAGTALVVGRRLP
- a CDS encoding FAD-binding and (Fe-S)-binding domain-containing protein, which produces MTETSHTAARTPEFATPLRNSLTGQARFDPGTRALYATDASNYRRVPSGVVFPRDADDVAATLAVARDHGLPITSRGAGTSVAGNAMGDGLVLDFSKHMNRIEHLDPARRLARVQPGVVLDTLRATAARHGLTFGPDPSTHSRCTLGGMIGNNSCGTHSVAWGKTVDNVRELDVLLSDGTRLTLSRTDRQQLETLCRRQDRTGQLYRGLRDLADEFAPLLRADPPATTRRVSGYNLDQLLPENGFDLARALVGSEGSCATVLAATVELVQEPGARAMTVLGFDDTYAAADQVPHVRQHPTLAVEGLTEQLVEVVRERNPNSPALELLPRGRSWLFVETGGPDAATAARDAHAIAERFAGHADCAVHTDPARMAALWKIREEGSGYSTRMTDGSQRWSGWEDAAVPPENLGSYLREFDQLLERFGYRGASYGHYGEGCIHVRIDFDLTSRAGASDYRAFLEAAADLVVAHGGSLSGEHGDGQARSALLPRMYSPQMLRAFDRFKTLFDPEGLHNPGVITRPRGVDEDLRPLVAAPRIPSRTELALHADGGDLASATHRCVGVGKCLNPSGGVMCPSYRATGDEKHSTRGRAHLLAEMLSGKTVGGGWRSEQTRQALDLCLSCKGCKTDCPVGVDMATYKAEFLHRHYRHRPRPAAHYSMGFLPLWLAAARWAPGLVNRVSRGRAAPALKRLGGIAPERDLPLLARRSLLESCPSRRAAHPPDGAQAPVLLFADTFTNHFEPGIGQDAVAVLEAAGHQVHLPDTTVCCGLTWYSTGQLDTARRTLRRTARKLRAWPQQQTPVVGLEPSCTAFLRNDALELAPHDPEVRSLAAATRTFAEQIDQYPPSPHTDTASRPARQQPEQVLVQRHCHQYAELGFDADRSALEAAGLTPRVLDAGCCGLAGNFGFERGHYDVSMACAEDALLPEIRSAPDGTEVLADGFSCRTQLRHAAAAEPLHLATALARQLDLPHHRSS
- a CDS encoding NAD(P)-dependent alcohol dehydrogenase — encoded protein: MRMTRGWAADEPGSVIRPWDFARHDVGDRDVAVRIRYCGICGSDLDAVRAGDLAAFPLVPGHEIVGEVAEVGTHVSRFAVGDQVAVGNIVGSCGRCAACRAGRENWCAQVRLTYGGSDGFGNTTQGGYSSEYVLDEHFVYRLPEGLDPAGVAPLMCAGVTTYSPLRRSGVGKGTVVGVVGLGGLGHVGVKLARALGAEVSVFTTSPDKAETALSLGAEEAIVSTDASRMAAQAGRFDFILDTVGASHELGPYFDTLNIDGTLCLVGIPPEELRVDPMNLIPGAKRLAGSGSGGVPETQEMLDLCAEHGITADIETVSPDRLDEAFDRLARNDVRHRFVLDLTE
- a CDS encoding TetR family transcriptional regulator; the encoded protein is MGDGQATRRRLFDAATAEFTRHGIAGARVDRIAESAQANKAQLYAYYGNKDQLFDTVFHEHLRLIVDMVPLDATDLPGYAARLYDAYLQRPEIVLLATWARLERTPTGDLLVAAAEDVARKLAAIADAQRDGLITADLEPSEVYSMVIAISMTWSPASTTYTASADEDPAVHERRRHALAETVRRAFTQ
- a CDS encoding MgtC/SapB family protein, with the protein product MTSSITGLGELPMLVELGAALLLSSLIGLEREVRAKSAGLRTHALVGVGTALLVLVSKYGFLDTLEWSNVQLGPSRVAAQIVSGIGFIGGGLIFVRRDAVRGLTTAATVWVVAAVGMACGSGLLVLAAATTLAHFIVAVGYQYLVALLRRMLREPQGVRIGYLDGHGVLRNVLTLCTSRGWAVLDLQVEREDSDDNNQRTAVVALRLRGRRDVTALLDELSALPGVLHVASSEPVENGF
- a CDS encoding DUF58 domain-containing protein, with product MRAALRSLELTVRGRLDGLLQGNHLGLVPGPGTEPGEARPYQPGDDVRRMDWSVTARTTEPHIRETIADRELETWVALDLSASLDFGTAACTKRELAIAGTAAVAHLTRGGGNRLGAVVSNGEQLTRHPARGGGDHTRALLRRVAETPHPPEGVQGDLAALVEALRRPPRRRGLAVVVSDFLGSVDWQRAMRGLAARHSLLAVEVVDPRDLELPEVGEVLLSDPETGKQREVRTTPVLRREFAAAASAHRERVAAELRRLGAAHLVLRTDSDWIADIVRFVVARKRGWSGGVA
- the fabI gene encoding enoyl-ACP reductase FabI; the protein is MSGLLEGKRILVTGVITDSSIAFHTARVAQEQGAEVILTGYGRIKLVERIAGRLPEPAPVIELDVTNDQHLAGLADSVSEHVDGLDGVVHSIGYAPESCLGADFMQAPWEDVSSALHISAYSLNSLTKACLPLLGEGSSVVGMDFDARVAWPAYDWMGVAKAALESTSRYLARELGPRGIRVNLVSAGPVRTMAAKSIPGFQELEDTWGERAPLGWNVEDPEPVGRTVCTALSDWLPKTTGSMIMTDGGFHALGA
- a CDS encoding glycosyltransferase family 87 protein; this encodes MHTWLEGGNTVENWAPMRNGEILPWVYPPFGVLPLTVFALPPTTVGVFLMWAADLAAIGMTLYLVVRYRWPSVGPRGALAVAAVVLPGTLWLEPVYSCFAQGQVNLVLMGLIVADCLVPNPRWPRGMLVGIAAATKLMPAAFLLFFLFRKDFRAAVVSVVTGVVCTLIGFAIDFESSMDYWFNYGPASSVAGHTLDSNQSVMGMVARWGLDPLVQNGIWAAVCLVLTVVLVRTVGRVDASVAMALTGVFTLLVSPTSWSSHWGWFVPGALILLGAAVTARSIARFALVVVIVVAARRIPFTMLAHENVPALLWVPQQLAGNAYVVLSIVLLLLTGWQVSRARPAGRVSEVDVGEQAALSRG
- the fabG gene encoding 3-oxoacyl-ACP reductase FabG; this translates as MARSVLVTGGNRGIGLAIAKAFQAAGDNVAITHRGSGAPEGMLGVRCDVTDSEQVSAAFDEVEAEHGRVEVLVANAGITDDGLLLRMEEEQFQRVVEANLTGAYRVAKRASSSMLRNRRGRMIFISSTVALSGAPGQANYAASKAGLIGFARSLARELGSRSITSNVVTPGFVTTDMTDELPEQRKQEILAQVPLARFAEPDEVAGTVRWLASESAGYVTGAVIPVDGGVGMGH